Proteins from a single region of Hydra vulgaris chromosome 12, alternate assembly HydraT2T_AEP:
- the LOC100200237 gene encoding uncharacterized protein LOC100200237 isoform X6: MTNRELIPRPTSNVKKNDIETIQPLDCSWPQGVSNGLISDSQISASTSFNDLHLPYHARLGKIVPSSLGGWCPYKDDAVQYLQIDLAQVKKIAGVATQGMGLVDEWTTAYRVMYSNNSESNFKEYSENSETVKNFIGNDDQNGTVLHWLKKPFISRYVRISPLKWHGKGCLRAELYGCPVNGLLTEDSSKSSDLIQLPDSQTSDEPFQYEQHKSEEAISKGGMEYHETGDKHGGIPSAGHEPDDMPKATETQLTQSEETLDVIPIVHLDFDEIHDNVVPDVSGHHNDAHLNHPIDIVMFSKSCERGLKINGGDLYFDGEFFINKPKSEITIAVWIKLFSNGGQHSIFDTIGGKDSIHKDGQFHFEVDRGRLRWFHRNEAKDVVFNVSSPLMVPAHIWTHCAATYSSLSGKATVFVNGKFGAEANGVGTLSQDWSGHAGIGRHKGLRVLNGEIDEFYIFAKALPPNKIELLMKRCSFETDCQKALGMQSKLIKDSQISASSTYNLHKPYYGRVNLASFFGDPARTAWCANKEDKNPYLEIELSEMTSLTGVATQGLSIFDNWVTSFLFCYSDNRAIWNCYKEKGYDKVFEANSDKNTVKHHYFHHPVDGKFVRIRPQSWYGNHLCMRAEVYGCAMDLLPDPYDSFGSLPIFMEDTEAQTRNEVSPKESCNNPLGVSNGEVDDMHLSASSSLDLIHFPYYGRLIRESIDQSDIKGCWCAHDVNLRQYIQADLGEVKTVTGIATQGYIAHDNWVASYRLGYSENENSLEWYRENDDERLFLGNVDRTSIVKHFLKHPIQARFVRINPRAWHGIHICMRFEIFGCQNDENNEASLSHSEIDDLFLRGDIHKDKDSNEQTGDYKHKIPPKKSNRVFDNDGIRLPHTPLKLNKVHKAPEDNALQRQLTPGVNLAKQILHTSYPKPKFNLHFFKNMSFSEPMIPSHKLPIKVASHTKPSHPQHKPSQPNNFLFHKPTQQKNVKNIFQLGDNIQQFSSLNDEMKQPLLQEFSNDNQMKPLLQEFENKKNIDDKKNKEKLIQNFFDNHLPNCKRNNFGDCKPVTDYYKNIPSNINIAAMFPRATNSFGLPQHLPMHHAPLINSAEVLTNFPELRENGITEEVLQSLAEHIPDLEKRIYAHFAMKNNMLLNHENNLLHQNNMWQQNDLEQSNLAFMKNYKDYLTYMNQETGPESEISAGLLPDQHRVNEAIVEPEMPYSNPWNTGSTQSFVEQTQTQQNLLNHQLQSENQPLFQNNHLFQDPQQYFSNNNQETFSKPYEFENPCTRSGGCNPIFPNVGLSEQYAFKNPLATPHSSNVYHDNTKYTPDELLPSAPDPRFVEYYNKYMEGKSMEDEDTSLRHPPPVAQPSSYIEQSTSLSFSLPSQPTYFPPPPPPFPPHPPPHPPPPPPLPPPPPPPPPSPPLQIPFPLSSSSGAMPIIESSVYLETLTTPPPLDVQMAYSLSPSSVSDDSSINEDGGDWTPYSVCSTTCGRGEKKRFRRCSVAECPSGSVEVESSPCALDECPEVNPYSWSSYTPCSTTCGTGTSVRYRLCNTKNCPEDGYETELISCYKPSCPVCLLDFEVIINSMVLDQSGHGNSGYLDKNTLIREHPQICGHYADLSRNGQIIISAHTFLFKPRNGISIACWVNIQTDNMSGKHSIFSTIREVSQRNFLGGYHFELDGGGVRWFHRDEYGTIVFSILTDQVTLPRVWMHICVTYDAYKGLAKIFVDGKERGSKEGRGLLSLDWGYKASIGSYDFDNRQLIGWVDEFIIYDYALEEEQAFNLLGKMRCPTSNATTVEIDAFKFENIHNKRGLMDSDANTDMLSRIKSLSEKNNAGNDNKTLSKLSKILSNTTLGIVNITHNKLANQSDTVRLGIADVTQSKLANRSDTDRLGIDNITHNKLANHSETVRNKTRRSIVKSNRKNPHR, translated from the exons ATGACAAATAGGGAGTTGATTCCAAGACCTACttcaaatgtaaaaaagaaTGACATTGAAACTATACAACCATTAG ATTGTTCTTGGCCACAAGGAGTATCAAATGGTTTAATTTCTGATTCTCAGATTTCAGCCTCCACATCATTTAATGATTTACATCTCCCATATCATGCCAGATTAGGAAAGATTGTACCTAGCTCTTTGGGAGGCTGGTGTCCATATAAAGATGATGCTGTCCAATATTTGCAAATTGATCTTgctcaagtaaaaaaaattgctg GAGTGGCCACTCAAGGTATGGGTTTGGTGGATGAATGGACAACAGCTTATCGTGTAATGTATTCTAACAACTCAGAGAGCAATTTCAAAGAATACTCTGAGAATTCAGAAACTGTGAAG aattttattggAAATGATGATCAAAATGGTACTGTGCTTCATTggttaaaaaaaccatttataaGTCGGTATGTACGCATATCTCCATTAAAATGGCATGGTAAAGGTTGCTTAAGAGCTGAGCTTTATGGTTGTCCAG taaatggATTGCTGACAGAGGATTCTTCTAAAAGTTCAGACTTAATTCAACTTCCAGACTCTCAAACCTCAGATGAACCATTTCAGTATGAGCAACATAAATCAGAAGAAGCAATAAGTAAAGGTGGGATGGAGTATCATGAAACTGGTGATAAACATGGGGGAATACCATCTGCTGGCCATGAACCTGATGATATGCCTAAAGCAACTGAAACACAACTGACACAGAGTGAAG AAACACTAGATGTTATACCCATTGTTCATCTTGACTTTGATGAGATTCATGATAATGTTGTTCCTGATGTCAGCGGACATCACAATGATGCACATTTAAACCACCCAATAGATATTGTTATGTTCAGTAAATCTTGTGAGAgaggtttaaaaattaatggtggagatttatattttgatggtgagttttttattaacaaacctAAGTCAGAAATAACTATAGCAGTGTGGATAAAGTTGTTTAGCAACGGTGGGCAGCATTCTATATTTGACACAATTGGTGGAAAAGATTCAATTCATAAAGATGGTCAATTTCATTTTGAAGTTGATAGAGGCCGATTAAGGTGGTTTCATCGCAATGAAGCTAAAGATGTTGTTTTTAATGTCTCTTCCCCACTTATGGTTCCTGCACACATTTGGACACATTGCGCTGCTACTTACTCAAGTTTATCAGGGAAAGCTACAGTGTTTGTAAATGGAAAGTTTGGTGCTGag GCAAATGGTGTTGGTACACTATCTCAAGATTGGAGCGGGCATGCTGGGATTGGTCGCCATAAAGGGCTAAGAGTGTTGAATGGTGAAATTgatgaattttatatatttgcaaaagCTTTACCCCCCAACAAGATTGAGTTATTAATGAAGAGATGCAGTTTTGAAACAG ATTGCCAAAAAGCATTAGGGATGCAGTCTAAATTGATAAAAGACTCACAAATATCTGCCAGCTCAACTTACAATCTCCATAAACCTTATTATGGAAGAGTTAATCTTGCTTCTTTTTTTGGAGATCCTGCTCGTACAGCATGGTGTGCaaataaagaagataaaaatcCATACTTAGAAATTGAACTATCTGAAATGACATCATTGACTGGAGTTGCTACACAAGGTTTGTCAATATTTGATAATTGGGtaacttcttttttgttttgctacAGTGATAACAGAGCTATATGGAACTGTTATAAAGAAAAAGGATACGATAAAGTGTTTGAAGCTAACTCAGATAAAAACACAGTTAAGCATCATTACTTTCACCATCCAGTTGATGGAAAATTTGTAAGAATACGACCTCAATCATGGTATGGTAATCATTTATGCATGAGAGCTGAAGTTTATGGGTGTGCTATGGATTTGTTACCAGATCCATATGACTCATTTGGTAGCCTTCCAATTTTTATGGAAGATACAGAAGCGCAAACCAGGAATGAAGTTTCaccaaaag agtCTTGCAATAATCCACTTGGAGTTTCTAATGGTGAAGTAGATGATATGCATCTATCAGCATCGTCTTCATTAGATTTAATACACTTTCCATACTATGGCAGGTTGATTCGAGAATCAATTGATCAATCAGATATAAAAGGTTGCTGGTGCGCTCATGATGTTAATTTAAGGCAATATATTCAAGCAGATTTAGGTGAAGTAAAAACAGTTACTGGAATCGCAACTCAAGGATATATTGCTCATGATAATTGGGTAGCTAGTTATCGGCTTGGTTACAGTGAAAATGAAAATTCATTAGAATGGTATAGAGAAAATGATGATGAAaga CTTTTTCTTGGCAATGTTGATCGCACAAGTATTGTTAAGCATTTTTTGAAGCATCCCATACAAGCTCGATTTGTACGAATTAATCCTCGTGCTTGGCATGGTATTCATATATGTATGAGGTTCGAAATTTTCGGCTGTCAAAAcg ATGAAAACAATGAAGCCAGCTTATCTCATTCCGAGATTGATGATCTATTTCTTAGAGGAGATATTCACAAAGATAAAGATAGTAATGAACAAACAGGTGATTATAAGCACAAGATTCCTCCGAAGAAGTCTAATCGAGTTTTTGATAACGATGGAATAAGATTACCTCACACTCCtctcaaattaaataaagttcatAAAGCTCCTGAAGATAATGCCTTGCAAAGACAATTAACTCCAGGGGTAAATCTTGCAAAACAAATTCTCCATACAAGTTACCCAAAgcctaaatttaatttacatttttttaaaaacatgagtTTTTCTGAACCAATGATCCCCTCTCACAAGCTGCCAATAAAAGTCGCTTCGCATACCAAGCCATCGCACCCTCAACATAAACCAAGtcaaccaaataattttttatttcataaacctacccaacaaaaaaatgtaaaaaatatttttcagcttGGTGATAATATTCAACAGTTTTCCAGTCTTAATGATGAAATGAAACAACCATTGTTACAAGAGTTTTCCAATGATAATCAGATGAAGCCATTGTTACAAGAattcgaaaacaaaaaaaatattgatgataaGAAGAACAAAGAAAagcttattcaaaatttttttgataaccatTTGCCAAACTGCAAGCGAAACAATTTTGGTGATTGTAAACCAGTTActgattattacaaaaatattccatcaaatataaatatagctGCTATGTTTCCTAGAGCTACAAATTCATTTGGTCTTCCGCAACATTTACCAATGCATCATGCTCCCCTTATAAATTCTGCTGAAGTTCTTACTAATTTTCCAGAACTCAGAGAAAATGGCATTACTGAAGAAGTTCTTCAAAGTCTTGCAGAACATATACCAGACCTTGAAAAAAGAATATATGCTCACTTTGCCATGAAGAATAATATGTTACTaaatcatgaaaataatttgcTTCATCAGAATAATATGTGGCAACAAAATGATCTTGAACAATCAAACCTTgcatttatgaaaaattataaagattatttaacttatatgaATCAAGAGACAGGCCCAGAATCAGAGATTTCTGCAGGTTTACTTCCAGATCAACACCGAGTTAATGAGGCAATAGTTGAACCAGAAATGCCTTATAGCAATCCTTGGAACACTGGATCAACTCAATCATTTGTTGAGCAGACACAAACTCAACAAAACCTATTGAATCATCAATTGCAGAGCGAAAATCAGCCattatttcaaaacaatcaTCTTTTTCAAGATCcacaacaatatttttctaataataaccAAGAAACTTTTTCTAAGCCATATGAGTTTGAAAATCCTTGTACACGGAGTGGAGGATGTAATCCAATTTTTCCAAATGTTGGTCTTTCTGAACAATATGCATTCAAAAATCCTTTAGCTACTCCTCATTCATCTAATGTTTACCATGACAATACGAAGTATACTCCTGATGAATTGCTTCCTTCAGCCCCAGATCCAAGATTTGTGGAgtattacaataaatatatggaaGGAAAGTCTATGGAGGATGAAGATACTTCTCTTCGGCATCCTCCACCGGTTGCACAACCATCAAGTTATATAGAACAGTCAACATCGTTGTCATTTTCACTCCCATCTCAGCCAACTTACTTTCCCCCTCCTCCTCCTCCTTTTCCTCCTCATCCTCCTCCTCATCCTCCTCCTCCTCCTCCTTTACCACCTCCACCCCCACCCCCACCACCCTCACCACCATTGCAGATTCCATTCCCTTTATCATCATCATCTGGTGCAATGCCTATTATTGAAAGTTCTGTTTACCTTGAAACGCTCACCACACCACCACCATTGGATGTTCAGATGGCTTATAGTTTAAGTCCTTCTTCGGTTTCAGATGATTCTTCTATTAATGAGGATGGTGGAGATTGGACTCCTTATAGTGTATGCAGTACAACTTGTGGCAGAGGAGAAAAGAAAAGGTTTAGGCGTTGCTCTGTAGCGGAATGTCCATCAGGAAGTGTTGAAGTAGAATCGTCACCTTGTGCTCTTGATGAGTGTCCtg AAGTGAATCCCTACAGCTGGTCATCTTACACACCATGTAGTACTACCTGTGGAACAGGTACAAGTGTTCGTTATCGACTTTGCAATACAAAAAACTGTCCTGAAGATGGATATGAGACTGAGTTAATTAGTTGTTACAAACCTAGTTGTCCtg tttgtttactTGACTTTgaagttataataaatagtatGGTGCTAGATCAATCAGGTCACGGAAATAGTGGGTATTTGGACAAGAACACTTTAATCCGCGAGCACCCTCAAATTTGTGGCCATTACGCAGATCTTTCTAGAAATGGTCAGATAATAATATCAGCTCACACTTTCCTTTTTAAGCCTAGAAACGGAATATCCATAGCTTGTTGGGTTAATATCCAAACCGATAATATGAGCGGAAAGCATTCAATATTTAGTACAATACGAGAAGTGAGCCAACGAAATTTTTTAG gcGGTTATCATTTTGAGTTGGATGGAGGGGGAGTACGTTGGTTTCATCGTGATGAATATGGTACTATAGTATTCAGTATTCTTACTGATCAAGTAACTCTGCCACGAGTTTGGATGCATATATGTGTTACATACGATGCGTACAAAGGGCTTGCCaag atatttgtGGATGGCAAAGAGCGAGGCAGCAAAGAAGGAAGAGGTTTGCTTTCTTTAGATTGGGGTTATAAAGCAAGTATAGGGAGCTACGACTTTGATAATCGGCAGCTTATAGGTTGGGTAGACGAGTTTATAATATACGACTACGCACTTGAAGAAGAACAAGCATTCAATTTACTCGGAAAAATGCGTTGTCCTACTAGTAATGCAACTACTGTGGAAATTGACGcatttaagtttgaaaatattcacAATAAAAGAGGTCTCATGGATAGTGATGCAAACACTGACATGCTATCCAGAATTAAGTCATTAAGCGAAAAAAACAATGCAGGAAATGATaataaaactttgtcaaaattaagtaaaattctttcaaataCCACACTTGGTATTGTTAATATTACGCATAACAAACTAGCAAACCAATCAGACACCGTTAGACTTGGTATAGCTGATGTTACGCAAAGCAAACTAGCAAATCGATCAGACACTGATAGACTTGGTATTGATAATATTACGCATAACAAACTAGCAAACCATTCTGAAACTGTCAGAAATAAAACTAGGAGGAGCATCGTCAAATCAAATCGTAAAAATCCACAtcgataa